Proteins from a genomic interval of Lelliottia amnigena:
- the topB_2 gene encoding DNA topoisomerase III, producing MVAKNDELLCEKGEVIERQTQPPRHFTDATLLSAMTGIARFVQDKDLKKILRATDGLGTEATRAGIIELLFKRGFLIKKGRYIQSTDPGRALIHSLPELAARPDMTAHWESILTKISEKECRYQDFMQPLVGTLFDLINQARTTPVKNFRGMVAPGGAKKPFKKKKSAA from the coding sequence GTGGTCGCGAAAAACGATGAGCTGCTGTGCGAAAAAGGTGAAGTGATTGAGCGTCAGACTCAGCCGCCGCGCCACTTCACCGATGCGACGCTGCTCTCCGCCATGACCGGAATCGCCCGTTTTGTGCAGGATAAAGATCTGAAAAAGATCCTGCGTGCGACGGACGGATTAGGCACTGAGGCCACGCGTGCGGGAATTATCGAACTGCTGTTTAAACGCGGTTTTCTTATCAAGAAAGGCCGCTATATCCAGTCAACGGATCCGGGCCGCGCGCTGATTCATTCCCTGCCGGAGCTGGCCGCACGACCGGATATGACGGCGCACTGGGAATCGATCCTGACCAAAATCAGTGAAAAAGAGTGCCGTTACCAGGACTTTATGCAGCCGCTGGTGGGAACATTATTTGACCTGATTAATCAGGCGCGAACGACGCCGGTGAAAAATTTCAGAGGAATGGTAGCGCCGGGCGGCGCGAAGAAACCGTTCAAAAAGAAAAAGAGTGCGGCCTGA